A portion of the Simkania negevensis Z genome contains these proteins:
- the holA gene encoding DNA polymerase III subunit delta — MMKFVKAEAFEKQLDESLPEHPSPLYGVALEDPFERQFVIERLIQQIGGEAHWMRSSETSLATFIEELDSPSLFASKRVLIYDEVEKIKKGEFIETRLTDLPDGMHVICGGSEIGFYEPLKKEMVFLDLSQEKPWERTNRLKRWLLQEVKRGGKMMSADAAAYLSEFCSTNFEALIQEVQKLITYVGDAPEIDLQAVRAIATLQVSQKGWQLSEAMIWGGDIHFPTLHRLDGQELYSFLGQLRYQLQLGLVIASCMKRKEEQQLLQEYPKLPQKSLDRYKRLAETLSVDYFKEGLKDLFELELQSRMKVADLPLLFDRFIGGLILKQLKKSALDNAKVFGIRRS, encoded by the coding sequence ATGATGAAGTTTGTTAAGGCAGAAGCCTTTGAAAAACAATTAGATGAATCGCTTCCTGAGCATCCTTCTCCTCTTTACGGGGTGGCGCTCGAAGACCCTTTTGAACGGCAGTTTGTGATTGAAAGACTGATTCAGCAAATCGGCGGTGAAGCTCATTGGATGCGCAGCAGTGAAACCTCTCTTGCAACTTTTATAGAGGAGTTAGATTCTCCTTCTCTTTTTGCTTCGAAAAGAGTTCTAATCTATGACGAGGTTGAAAAGATCAAGAAAGGGGAGTTTATTGAAACCAGACTAACGGACCTGCCCGACGGCATGCATGTGATCTGTGGAGGGAGTGAGATTGGTTTTTATGAGCCCCTCAAAAAAGAGATGGTCTTTCTTGATCTATCTCAGGAAAAGCCTTGGGAACGGACAAATCGATTAAAACGTTGGCTTCTTCAAGAAGTGAAGCGAGGCGGCAAGATGATGTCTGCAGATGCAGCTGCCTATCTTTCTGAGTTTTGCTCAACTAATTTTGAAGCTCTAATACAAGAAGTGCAAAAACTCATAACTTACGTTGGCGATGCCCCTGAAATTGATTTGCAAGCTGTGCGCGCAATTGCAACCCTTCAAGTTTCCCAAAAAGGATGGCAACTTTCCGAAGCGATGATTTGGGGTGGTGACATCCATTTTCCGACATTGCACCGGTTAGACGGACAAGAACTCTATTCATTTCTTGGCCAACTCCGTTACCAACTCCAGTTGGGGCTCGTCATTGCATCGTGCATGAAAAGAAAAGAAGAGCAGCAACTCTTGCAAGAGTATCCCAAGCTTCCGCAGAAATCTCTCGATCGATATAAACGACTCGCCGAAACACTTTCTGTTGACTATTTTAAGGAAGGCCTCAAAGATCTTTTTGAACTTGAATTGCAATCGAGGATGAAAGTTGCAGATCTGCCTCTTCTCTTCGACCGCTTTATTGGAGGACTTATACTCAAACAACTTAAAAAATCGGCTTTAGATAACGCCAAAGTTTTCGGAATACGTCGATCTTAA
- a CDS encoding 2-oxoglutarate dehydrogenase E1 component encodes MNDHRFEYANLANLKFIEQLYSEYLEDPSKVDLSWQRFFEGMAFGARLPAQTVCPTLSSPDLRVFHLIEAYRIFGHRAAHINPLSDGPPKPEEIAELKLETLGFKQSDLSQNFPTCGFLKEETAPLSKIVEALQQTYCHFVGFEYMGMQTPEVEKFIQQQIEPYFSYPMSHEERLRLLHHLNTSEVFESFIHMKYPGQKRFSVEGGETIIPLMHELIDEGGEEGVQTFVLGMAHRGRLNVLANILRKSYSSIFHEFESTYIPDTVQGTGDVKYHMGYSATIETTKGKPMQLHLAANPSHLESVDPVVEGQTRAYQEKEGSLKTSAIVPVLIHGDAAIAGQGVVYETLQFCNIPGYATGGTIHIVINNQVGFTAHPHESRSTQYCTDIAKGFGAPVFHLNAEKPENCLAAARLAMRIRQRFHCDVFLELNCFRKYGHNETDEPGFTQPLAYQKIRDRKNIRDLYRDQSVERGNFSKEEAQACEDEFKALLEKELQATKDLTKQKREVKLPKEQKPSPLLQHVPSGIPISRLKELTEKFCAVPSEFNIHPKVKRIFEDRKKMSEGDLKTPVVDWGMAEYLAYASLLTDGVHVRLSGQDSGRGTFSHRHAILTDQQSQKTYVPLNHLAQNQASFDVYNSPLSEYAVMGFEYGYSLVYEKSLVIWEAQFGDFANGAQITIDQYVVSAEQKWGSHSSFTLLMPHGYEGMGPEHSSARIERFLQLAASDSIYVAVPSTASQFYHILRRQGITSMKKPLMLFSPKALLRFPPSSSPLEAFDEGTSFQEVIDDPSPPNKPNRVLFCTGKVYYDLVQEREKRGASDVAIVRIEQLYPLHEEKIQSTLRKYKGISSCYWVQEEHENMGAWGYISPKLQKLLPEKLELRYVGRVRSASPAAGSGALHKFELAKFLNEAFE; translated from the coding sequence ATGAATGATCACCGTTTTGAGTACGCAAATCTTGCGAATTTAAAGTTTATAGAACAGCTTTATTCAGAATATCTTGAAGACCCATCTAAGGTAGACCTTTCTTGGCAGCGCTTCTTTGAAGGGATGGCTTTTGGCGCTCGTTTGCCAGCCCAGACAGTTTGCCCAACACTTTCAAGTCCAGATTTAAGAGTCTTTCACCTCATTGAAGCCTACCGCATTTTCGGCCACCGAGCAGCCCACATCAATCCACTCTCTGACGGTCCTCCCAAACCAGAAGAAATCGCCGAGCTCAAACTCGAAACCTTGGGATTTAAGCAAAGTGATCTCAGTCAAAACTTCCCGACCTGTGGCTTTTTGAAAGAAGAAACGGCTCCTCTTTCTAAAATTGTGGAAGCCTTGCAACAGACTTACTGTCACTTTGTAGGGTTTGAATACATGGGGATGCAAACACCTGAAGTCGAAAAATTCATCCAACAGCAAATTGAGCCCTATTTTTCTTACCCCATGTCTCACGAAGAAAGGCTTCGCCTTTTGCACCATTTAAATACTTCTGAGGTTTTTGAATCATTCATTCATATGAAATACCCTGGACAAAAGCGGTTTTCAGTCGAAGGAGGAGAAACCATCATTCCTCTCATGCATGAGCTCATCGATGAAGGAGGAGAAGAAGGTGTTCAAACCTTTGTTTTAGGAATGGCTCACCGTGGCAGGCTCAATGTGTTGGCAAACATCCTGCGCAAATCCTACTCGTCGATTTTCCATGAATTTGAAAGCACCTATATCCCTGACACTGTTCAAGGAACAGGGGATGTGAAATATCATATGGGCTACTCAGCTACAATTGAGACAACCAAAGGGAAACCCATGCAGCTCCATTTAGCTGCAAATCCAAGCCACCTTGAGTCTGTCGATCCAGTTGTTGAAGGGCAAACGCGCGCTTATCAAGAAAAAGAAGGCTCTCTTAAGACTAGCGCGATTGTTCCTGTTCTCATTCATGGAGATGCAGCGATTGCAGGGCAAGGTGTGGTTTATGAGACCTTGCAGTTTTGCAATATTCCAGGCTATGCAACAGGGGGAACTATTCACATTGTCATTAACAATCAAGTCGGTTTTACTGCCCATCCTCACGAGTCCCGTTCGACCCAATATTGCACCGACATCGCAAAAGGATTTGGAGCCCCTGTTTTTCATTTGAACGCAGAAAAACCGGAAAATTGTCTTGCTGCAGCCCGTTTAGCCATGCGCATTCGGCAACGGTTTCATTGTGATGTCTTTCTTGAACTGAACTGCTTTCGAAAATATGGGCACAATGAAACAGACGAACCTGGCTTCACACAACCCTTGGCTTACCAAAAAATCCGCGATCGGAAAAACATCCGTGATCTGTACCGGGACCAAAGTGTCGAAAGAGGGAATTTTTCCAAAGAAGAAGCACAGGCTTGTGAAGATGAATTTAAAGCCCTGCTTGAAAAAGAGCTTCAAGCAACCAAAGATCTTACGAAGCAAAAGCGAGAAGTAAAGCTTCCCAAAGAGCAAAAACCCTCACCACTTTTGCAGCATGTGCCATCTGGCATCCCCATTTCTCGATTGAAAGAGCTTACCGAGAAGTTTTGCGCTGTTCCCTCTGAATTTAATATCCATCCCAAAGTGAAACGGATCTTTGAAGACCGAAAAAAAATGAGTGAAGGAGATCTTAAAACTCCTGTAGTTGATTGGGGAATGGCAGAGTATTTAGCCTATGCCTCCCTTCTAACAGATGGGGTGCATGTGCGCCTGTCTGGACAAGATAGTGGGAGGGGAACTTTTTCCCATCGTCATGCCATTTTGACAGATCAACAGAGTCAAAAAACCTATGTTCCACTCAATCATTTAGCTCAAAATCAAGCTTCATTTGATGTCTACAACTCGCCACTATCTGAGTATGCAGTGATGGGGTTTGAATATGGCTATAGTCTCGTGTATGAAAAGTCACTTGTGATTTGGGAAGCCCAATTTGGGGATTTTGCCAACGGAGCACAAATCACGATCGATCAGTATGTTGTCAGTGCCGAGCAAAAATGGGGGAGTCATTCCTCTTTCACATTACTTATGCCCCATGGATATGAAGGAATGGGGCCCGAACACTCATCGGCGCGGATTGAAAGGTTTTTGCAGCTTGCAGCCAGTGATAGCATTTATGTCGCCGTCCCTTCAACTGCATCACAATTTTACCACATCTTAAGGCGTCAAGGCATCACCTCTATGAAAAAGCCCCTTATGCTTTTTTCTCCCAAAGCATTACTTCGCTTTCCTCCTTCGAGCAGCCCGCTTGAAGCGTTTGACGAAGGGACAAGCTTTCAAGAAGTGATCGATGATCCAAGTCCTCCAAATAAACCAAATAGAGTCTTATTTTGCACAGGTAAGGTCTATTATGACTTAGTCCAGGAGCGGGAAAAACGGGGAGCCTCTGATGTCGCCATTGTCCGTATTGAGCAACTTTATCCTCTTCATGAAGAGAAGATCCAAAGCACCTTAAGAAAATATAAAGGGATCTCAAGCTGCTACTGGGTTCAAGAGGAGCATGAAAACATGGGCGCTTGGGGGTACATTTCGCCAAAGCTGCAAAAGCTCCTTCCAGAAAAACTCGAATTACGCTATGTCGGAAGAGTTAGGAGTGCATCTCCTGCTGCAGGATCAGGAGCGTTGCACAAATTTGAGCTAGCCAAATTTTTAAACGAGGCGTTTGAGTAG
- a CDS encoding SAM-dependent methyltransferase — translation MVKGLILLPNALDPELDSRGFITPVLSDVVPLLTGIIAESEKGARVFLKRFSYEEPKTFRDVPIHLLNEHSTNEDLQHLLKLLKGGGSWGLISDCGLPVLADPGAQLVQLARRENIPVQAYPGPSSIVLALMLSGLSGQAFTFHGYLPREPKPLKNKVALIEKLKDQSHIFIEAPYRTEKLLSVLLEELSDETTLCVAWNLTLPDQEVIVKKVKGWKKGLVPDLKKKPAVFVVGA, via the coding sequence ATGGTTAAAGGATTGATACTACTTCCCAATGCACTTGATCCCGAACTTGATTCAAGAGGATTTATCACCCCTGTTTTGTCAGATGTTGTTCCTCTTTTGACTGGAATCATTGCAGAGAGTGAAAAGGGGGCGCGCGTCTTTTTGAAACGGTTCTCTTATGAAGAACCTAAAACATTTCGGGATGTGCCTATTCATCTTCTCAATGAGCACTCTACAAATGAAGACCTTCAACATCTCCTCAAGCTTTTAAAAGGCGGAGGAAGTTGGGGATTGATTTCTGACTGTGGGCTACCTGTATTAGCCGATCCAGGGGCTCAACTTGTTCAGCTTGCAAGAAGAGAAAACATCCCTGTTCAAGCGTACCCAGGACCCTCATCGATCGTCTTAGCTTTAATGCTTTCAGGTCTTTCTGGCCAAGCTTTTACCTTTCACGGTTACCTACCTCGTGAGCCCAAACCATTGAAGAATAAAGTCGCCCTTATTGAAAAACTCAAAGATCAGTCTCATATCTTTATTGAGGCTCCTTACCGAACAGAAAAACTTCTCTCAGTCTTGCTTGAGGAGTTAAGTGATGAGACGACACTTTGTGTTGCTTGGAACTTGACTTTGCCCGATCAAGAAGTGATTGTGAAGAAAGTGAAGGGCTGGAAAAAAGGGCTTGTTCCAGACTTAAAGAAAAAACCAGCAGTATTTGTTGTAGGGGCATGA
- a CDS encoding gamma-glutamyl-gamma-aminobutyrate hydrolase family protein (Members of this family of hydrolases with an active site Cys residue belong to MEROPS family C26.) has translation MTGLVSNVDVNRRPDPIFSRIDFISSENLKRIALIAIPFLSLHQGIATAISLGSGAGQVYKHLQEESPDVKKIAMLVGTAALFFFNPMLGLFLTHGTTLAMDVSQIASDILEGKTESIFDRGEQMLSTALYLASAYYGTPLLTAVSLLFQAYKEFREAVGEYQEGRYLEMAAKFFMGIIRSAKAKAQAVEFYRDKFGKEMTQNDWDKVIEELKQRIEEGKGSEEELNQPFMTQTAWNLIKDCLWGESDFESLLNRHNFRREIQGIKIGDQSFDDLTFRNISFIDCQIEEASFEEATLDNVRFDKCMLQSVSFIKTVMNRVFITESDFSRANFFQAKMTNCSFLQSDLSRASFNETLLDSVEIVSSKLFGANFLKADVLQSIMKTCDLTDVLLVDAKDKFTYENCTEHRITRPVIALGWSFESYSWATDVNDALENRGALVLKHPFEVSDISYDLSEEVQNGIAAYENQNLSIPQHLMTNGPWGTETQKIYDEAKLIADHADGVIIPGGADVEEEFYNPNYPLYDYYNRYGKSIKEYALIHEFVTRKKPLMGICRGMQITNTYFKGGTIKNVSDQFGEQILELQPTKAGDTFRGIIGEELWGSSAHSQAVDQLGEGLEVALKAGGVIKAAIGLDGNVLLTQFHPERFIRCDQVEKGIESGDPEFQQGLSMQGLISMYNEDGVLMPTLRLNENRQIELNRQALEEWIRRYEECINAVVKGILQLKNNHKIIDYFLSRTVSKIETAAPAA, from the coding sequence ATGACTGGTTTAGTCTCAAATGTTGATGTTAATAGACGTCCCGACCCTATTTTTAGTCGCATAGACTTTATCTCTTCAGAAAATCTTAAGCGGATTGCTCTCATTGCGATTCCATTTTTAAGCTTACACCAAGGAATAGCAACGGCAATTTCATTAGGTTCAGGCGCAGGACAAGTTTATAAGCACTTACAAGAAGAATCGCCCGATGTGAAGAAAATTGCAATGCTCGTTGGAACTGCTGCTCTCTTCTTTTTCAATCCGATGCTTGGGCTTTTCCTCACTCATGGAACAACTCTTGCTATGGATGTCTCGCAGATTGCATCTGATATTTTAGAAGGGAAGACTGAGTCAATTTTTGATCGCGGAGAGCAAATGCTTTCAACTGCACTCTACCTTGCATCCGCATACTACGGCACTCCACTTCTCACCGCAGTATCACTTCTTTTCCAAGCCTATAAAGAATTCCGAGAAGCGGTAGGGGAATATCAAGAGGGGCGGTATCTCGAAATGGCTGCCAAATTTTTCATGGGGATCATTCGAAGCGCAAAAGCTAAAGCGCAAGCCGTCGAGTTTTATCGCGATAAGTTTGGAAAAGAGATGACCCAAAACGATTGGGATAAGGTCATAGAGGAGCTTAAGCAAAGAATTGAAGAGGGTAAAGGATCTGAAGAAGAGCTTAACCAACCTTTTATGACTCAAACGGCATGGAATTTAATCAAAGACTGTTTATGGGGTGAAAGTGACTTTGAATCACTTCTAAATAGGCATAATTTCCGGCGTGAAATTCAAGGGATTAAAATTGGTGACCAAAGCTTTGATGACTTGACGTTTCGCAACATTTCTTTTATCGACTGTCAAATAGAAGAGGCGAGTTTTGAGGAAGCAACTCTTGATAATGTCCGTTTTGATAAATGTATGTTGCAAAGTGTTTCTTTTATTAAAACTGTAATGAATAGAGTTTTCATTACAGAGAGCGATTTTTCTAGAGCGAACTTTTTCCAAGCAAAAATGACCAATTGCTCTTTTCTTCAATCCGATTTGAGCCGCGCCTCTTTTAATGAAACCCTTTTAGATTCTGTTGAAATCGTCTCTTCAAAGCTTTTTGGAGCGAACTTTTTAAAGGCTGATGTCTTGCAGTCAATCATGAAAACATGTGATTTAACCGATGTATTGCTCGTCGATGCCAAGGATAAATTCACGTATGAAAACTGCACAGAGCATCGGATCACACGCCCAGTGATTGCACTAGGTTGGTCGTTTGAGAGCTACTCTTGGGCAACTGATGTCAATGATGCCCTTGAGAATCGAGGGGCACTCGTCTTAAAGCATCCTTTTGAGGTATCAGATATTTCGTATGACTTATCAGAAGAAGTACAAAACGGGATTGCAGCCTATGAAAATCAAAATCTCAGCATTCCCCAGCACCTCATGACAAATGGTCCATGGGGCACTGAAACTCAGAAAATCTACGATGAAGCAAAGCTGATTGCAGACCATGCCGATGGAGTGATCATTCCTGGAGGAGCTGATGTTGAAGAAGAGTTTTACAATCCTAATTATCCTCTTTATGACTATTACAATCGCTACGGAAAAAGCATAAAAGAGTACGCCCTCATTCATGAATTTGTGACGCGCAAAAAGCCCCTTATGGGAATTTGCCGTGGGATGCAAATCACCAATACTTATTTCAAAGGGGGGACTATTAAAAACGTGAGCGATCAATTTGGCGAGCAAATACTAGAGCTACAACCGACAAAAGCTGGAGATACTTTTCGCGGAATCATTGGCGAAGAACTTTGGGGTTCGTCCGCTCATTCACAAGCAGTAGACCAACTTGGAGAAGGGTTGGAAGTGGCGCTGAAGGCGGGCGGAGTCATCAAAGCAGCTATAGGTCTAGATGGCAATGTTTTACTCACCCAATTTCATCCTGAACGTTTTATCCGATGTGACCAAGTTGAAAAAGGTATAGAAAGTGGAGATCCCGAGTTCCAACAAGGGCTTTCAATGCAAGGTCTTATTTCAATGTACAATGAAGACGGGGTATTGATGCCTACTTTGAGGCTTAATGAAAACAGGCAGATTGAACTCAATCGGCAAGCTCTTGAGGAATGGATCCGTCGCTATGAAGAATGCATCAATGCAGTTGTAAAGGGGATTTTACAGCTGAAAAACAACCATAAGATCATTGATTATTTTTTAAGTCGAACAGTCAGCAAAATAGAAACAGCAGCTCCAGCAGCTTAA
- the msrB gene encoding peptide-methionine (R)-S-oxide reductase MsrB produces the protein MFKLSDEEWKKRLTPEEYKVLRKKGTEPPFTGKYYDHHEKGSYCCAGCEMPLFSSEDKFDSGTGWPSYTKPISPDAVSYREDRSLFSVRIEVLCSNCESHLGHVFEDGPPPTGKRYCMNSTSLKFKG, from the coding sequence ATGTTTAAATTATCCGATGAAGAGTGGAAAAAACGGCTCACTCCTGAAGAGTATAAAGTGCTCAGAAAAAAGGGGACAGAGCCTCCTTTTACAGGAAAGTATTACGATCACCATGAAAAGGGGAGTTACTGCTGCGCAGGGTGTGAAATGCCTCTTTTTTCTTCGGAAGATAAATTTGACTCGGGTACAGGCTGGCCGAGTTATACCAAGCCCATCTCCCCTGATGCTGTCTCATATCGTGAAGATCGCTCTTTATTTAGCGTCCGTATTGAAGTCTTATGCAGCAACTGCGAGTCGCACCTAGGACATGTCTTTGAGGATGGACCACCACCTACAGGCAAAAGATATTGTATGAACTCGACTTCTTTAAAATTTAAAGGATGA
- the lpdA gene encoding dihydrolipoyl dehydrogenase, translated as MAETFDVVVIGSGPGGYVAAIRAAQLGLKTACIEKEPNLGGTCLNVGCIPSKSLLQSSELYSQILHHSKEHGIHASAKLDFSQMMSRKDQVVAGFNQGIQGLFKKNKITHIKGKATFISPTSVTVSTQEITAKNFIIATGSEPTPLPFLPFDEKKVLSSTGALALKKIPQKMVVVGAGIIGVELGSVYSRLGTEVTFIEFLDRVCPTLDESLSNGLQQALTKQGMTFHLSTKVTSAEITPSGVTLTTEKSDKTTVQFSADIALVSIGRRPYTEGLGLDKAGLETDKRGFLPIDANFRTKQPHIYAIGDIVDGPMLAHKASEEGYVVSEIIAGHTPHIEYIAIPSVVYTHPEVGAVGLTEAEAKAMNLSIKTGQFPLKANSRARCSGEDEGFVKMIADQKTGTLLGVHILSAHAGELIAEATLAIEKRVTAFELGNLCHAHPTLSEALKEAALSISKKAIHM; from the coding sequence ATGGCAGAAACCTTCGATGTCGTTGTCATTGGATCAGGACCAGGAGGCTATGTTGCAGCTATTCGCGCCGCGCAATTAGGGCTCAAAACTGCCTGCATCGAAAAAGAACCTAACCTAGGGGGAACATGTCTCAATGTGGGCTGCATTCCCTCCAAATCCCTACTGCAATCATCAGAGCTCTATTCCCAAATTCTGCACCATTCAAAAGAGCATGGGATCCATGCCTCAGCAAAACTCGATTTTTCCCAAATGATGTCGCGCAAGGACCAAGTGGTAGCAGGTTTTAACCAGGGGATCCAAGGACTCTTTAAGAAAAATAAAATCACCCACATCAAAGGGAAAGCGACCTTTATCTCTCCCACATCTGTCACTGTCTCTACGCAAGAAATCACCGCTAAAAACTTCATTATCGCAACCGGTTCTGAGCCGACACCCCTTCCTTTTCTTCCCTTTGATGAAAAAAAGGTCCTTTCTTCAACCGGCGCTCTTGCTCTTAAAAAGATCCCTCAAAAGATGGTGGTTGTTGGAGCTGGAATCATCGGCGTCGAATTGGGGTCCGTCTATAGCCGTTTAGGTACCGAAGTCACCTTTATCGAATTTCTCGATCGCGTTTGCCCAACACTTGACGAAAGCCTCTCGAATGGGCTCCAGCAAGCCCTGACTAAACAAGGAATGACTTTCCACCTTTCGACTAAAGTCACCTCTGCCGAAATCACCCCCTCCGGTGTCACTCTCACAACTGAGAAAAGCGATAAAACAACTGTCCAATTCTCAGCCGATATCGCCCTCGTCTCCATCGGGCGCCGCCCTTACACCGAGGGGCTTGGCCTCGATAAAGCCGGCCTAGAAACTGACAAAAGGGGATTTCTTCCCATTGATGCTAACTTCCGTACCAAGCAGCCCCATATCTATGCCATTGGAGACATTGTCGACGGCCCCATGCTCGCCCACAAAGCTTCTGAAGAAGGGTATGTCGTCTCAGAGATCATTGCTGGCCATACCCCTCATATCGAGTATATCGCAATTCCAAGTGTTGTCTATACCCATCCTGAAGTGGGAGCTGTGGGCCTAACCGAAGCCGAAGCAAAAGCCATGAATCTTTCGATCAAAACGGGGCAGTTTCCTCTCAAGGCCAATTCTCGAGCTCGCTGTAGCGGTGAAGACGAAGGATTTGTCAAAATGATAGCCGACCAAAAAACCGGAACCCTTCTCGGAGTTCATATTCTTTCAGCCCATGCCGGCGAGCTTATTGCCGAAGCGACCTTAGCGATTGAGAAGCGGGTTACAGCCTTTGAATTGGGCAATCTCTGCCATGCCCATCCGACCCTGTCCGAAGCCTTAAAAGAAGCGGCTCTTTCCATCTCCAAAAAAGCCATCCACATGTAG
- the sucB gene encoding dihydrolipoyllysine-residue succinyltransferase has protein sequence MVVEIKVPSAGESVSEAVIATIIKESGSYVEKDEEILELETDKVNHVVHASEAGVLTLHVKVDETVAIDQVIGTIDPAAKATSAPAAPSAEKKEEPVSPPPASTPSGDGARRTPASFVASIGKETAPPPAPKPTPTLAKPAPVKEGSQTRKRMSGLRRTIAKRLVEVKNNTAMLTTFNEVDMSSVMELRSREKDTFFAKHGVKLGFMSFFVKACVAALKELPDVNAFIDGEEIVYNHSYHIGISVSTEKGLMVPVIRACNELTFAGIEQAIQDYAKKARSGSISIDDLQGGSFTITNGGVFGSMLSTPILNPPQSAILGMHNIVKRAVVVNDQIVIRPMMYLALSYDHRIVDGKEAVTFLVKVKELLEKPDRLLLDF, from the coding sequence ATGGTAGTAGAAATCAAAGTTCCATCAGCCGGGGAATCTGTTTCAGAAGCTGTTATTGCAACGATCATAAAAGAGAGTGGATCATATGTCGAAAAAGACGAAGAAATTCTCGAGCTAGAAACTGACAAAGTCAACCATGTTGTCCATGCATCCGAAGCAGGTGTCCTGACACTTCACGTCAAAGTCGATGAAACCGTAGCCATCGATCAAGTCATTGGAACCATTGATCCAGCAGCAAAAGCAACTTCTGCGCCAGCCGCTCCTAGTGCCGAGAAAAAAGAAGAACCGGTTTCTCCACCACCAGCATCGACCCCTTCAGGCGATGGTGCTCGACGAACGCCAGCTTCATTCGTCGCCTCGATTGGAAAAGAAACGGCGCCCCCTCCAGCTCCAAAACCAACACCGACTTTAGCAAAACCCGCGCCAGTTAAAGAGGGGAGTCAAACGCGTAAACGGATGAGTGGGCTTAGACGTACAATCGCCAAGCGACTCGTCGAAGTGAAAAATAATACCGCCATGCTCACTACTTTTAACGAAGTCGACATGTCTTCTGTCATGGAACTTCGGTCGCGTGAAAAAGATACCTTTTTTGCTAAGCATGGGGTCAAACTCGGGTTCATGTCTTTCTTTGTCAAAGCCTGTGTTGCCGCCTTAAAAGAGCTACCTGACGTTAATGCATTCATCGATGGTGAGGAGATCGTCTACAATCACTCTTACCACATTGGCATCTCTGTTTCGACCGAAAAAGGACTCATGGTTCCTGTCATCCGCGCCTGTAATGAGCTGACCTTTGCAGGGATTGAACAAGCCATTCAAGACTATGCGAAAAAAGCCCGCTCAGGCTCTATTAGCATTGACGATCTTCAAGGAGGAAGCTTCACCATCACAAACGGGGGAGTCTTTGGATCGATGCTTTCAACCCCCATTTTAAATCCCCCTCAAAGCGCCATTCTAGGGATGCATAATATCGTCAAACGGGCTGTCGTCGTGAACGATCAAATCGTCATCCGACCCATGATGTATCTTGCTCTCAGTTACGACCACCGCATTGTCGATGGCAAAGAAGCCGTCACTTTCTTAGTGAAAGTCAAAGAGCTCCTTGAGAAACCAGACCGACTGCTTTTAGATTTTTAG
- the hemW gene encoding radical SAM family heme chaperone HemW, producing MISLYFHIPFCQKKCPYCHFFVVPMQDQSHAAFQQALLKEWELRLPLIQKHEITSLYFGGGTPSLAPGVIETLLERAALLKLSPNCEITVEANPEQITSELIRRFKTMGVNRLSVGIQSLDEELLKVLGRGHTAEEGIKAVEIIAHEGIENITIDLMDELPHQTLESWENTLDRATQLPITHLSLYNLTFEKNTVFTKNEKKLRPHLPPPEACTQMLEMACSKLEASGLKRYEISAFAKEGYEAIHNTGYWTGRPFLGFGPSAFSFWNGKRFQNVCHLKRYSEILNQGKVPIGFEECLPYPANLHEQLAVHLRLHRGVNLRTFPLPSTAKPILEKLQNEGFILQNDHQICLTEKGRLFYDSVAEEIIL from the coding sequence GTGATCTCCCTTTACTTTCACATTCCCTTTTGCCAAAAAAAGTGCCCTTACTGCCACTTTTTTGTTGTCCCCATGCAAGATCAAAGCCACGCTGCTTTTCAGCAGGCCCTACTCAAAGAGTGGGAGCTTCGTCTCCCCCTGATTCAAAAGCATGAGATTACCTCCCTCTATTTTGGAGGAGGGACCCCCTCCCTTGCGCCTGGAGTGATTGAAACACTCCTAGAAAGGGCAGCCCTCTTGAAACTCTCCCCGAACTGTGAAATCACTGTCGAAGCCAATCCTGAACAAATCACTTCTGAGCTCATCCGCCGTTTTAAGACAATGGGGGTCAATCGCCTGAGCGTGGGCATTCAATCTCTTGATGAAGAGCTCCTAAAAGTCCTCGGACGGGGTCACACTGCTGAGGAAGGGATAAAGGCCGTTGAGATAATTGCTCATGAAGGAATTGAAAACATCACCATCGACTTGATGGATGAACTGCCCCATCAAACTTTAGAAAGTTGGGAAAACACCTTAGATCGAGCTACTCAACTTCCCATCACCCACCTTTCTCTTTACAACCTCACCTTTGAGAAAAATACCGTCTTTACAAAAAACGAAAAAAAGCTGCGTCCCCACCTTCCTCCTCCAGAAGCTTGCACTCAAATGTTAGAAATGGCCTGCTCAAAGTTAGAGGCATCAGGGCTTAAGCGGTATGAAATCTCGGCTTTTGCCAAAGAGGGATACGAAGCGATTCACAACACAGGCTATTGGACAGGCCGTCCGTTTTTGGGGTTTGGTCCCTCAGCTTTTAGCTTTTGGAATGGAAAGCGGTTTCAAAATGTCTGCCATCTTAAACGGTACTCTGAAATTTTAAACCAAGGGAAAGTCCCTATTGGCTTCGAAGAGTGTCTTCCCTATCCAGCCAATCTTCACGAGCAACTGGCCGTCCACTTGCGCCTCCATCGAGGGGTGAATCTAAGGACATTTCCCCTTCCATCAACGGCAAAACCCATTCTTGAGAAACTTCAAAATGAAGGTTTCATTCTGCAGAATGATCACCAAATCTGTCTAACGGAAAAGGGGCGACTTTTTTATGACTCTGTCGCAGAAGAAATCATCCTTTAA